In a genomic window of Anoxybacter fermentans:
- the pstB gene encoding phosphate ABC transporter ATP-binding protein PstB, which translates to MTIKTGIETKIEVKNLNVYYGNFHALKNISLNIYKNRVTALIGPSGCGKSTFLRTLNRMNDLIEGSRVVGEVIIDGQNIYDKDVDVVELRKRVGMVFQRPNPFPKSIYDNVAYGPRIHGIKDRNILDEIVEESLKASALWDEVKDRLHDSAMGLSGGQQQRLCIARALAVKPEIILMDEPASALDPIATGRIEELIDVLRENYTIIIVTHSMQQAARVSDYTAFFLMGELIEYNETGIIFERPSDQRTEDYITGRFG; encoded by the coding sequence ATGACAATTAAGACTGGTATTGAAACAAAAATTGAAGTAAAAAATCTGAATGTTTATTATGGTAATTTTCATGCTTTAAAGAATATTTCTCTCAATATCTATAAGAATCGTGTTACTGCTCTTATTGGGCCGTCAGGTTGCGGCAAATCTACATTTTTAAGGACCCTAAACCGGATGAATGACCTGATTGAGGGAAGCAGGGTAGTAGGTGAAGTAATTATAGATGGTCAAAATATTTATGATAAAGATGTGGATGTGGTTGAGTTAAGGAAACGGGTGGGTATGGTCTTTCAGCGTCCAAATCCATTCCCCAAATCTATTTATGATAATGTGGCGTATGGTCCGCGTATTCATGGAATCAAAGATCGTAATATATTGGATGAAATTGTGGAAGAGAGTTTAAAGGCTAGTGCTCTCTGGGATGAAGTTAAAGACCGCCTCCATGATTCTGCTATGGGCCTATCTGGGGGACAGCAACAGCGGCTCTGTATTGCCAGAGCTTTAGCAGTGAAACCGGAAATTATTCTGATGGATGAACCTGCTTCTGCTTTAGACCCTATTGCTACCGGTAGAATTGAAGAATTGATTGATGTATTACGGGAAAATTATACCATTATTATCGTAACCCACAGTATGCAGCAGGCGGCCCGGGTTTCTGATTATACTGCATTTTTCCTGATGGGTGAGCTGATTGAATATAATGAGACAGGAATTATTTTTGAAAGACCTTCCGATCAGAGAACAGAGGATTATATTACCGGTCGCTTTGGTTAA
- the phoU gene encoding phosphate signaling complex protein PhoU — translation MARRSFDEELNALKEEMLKMGSYVEEAIHKAVKSLAEQDVELAVEVCEKDERIDEYEVLIEEKCIRLIALQQPVAKDLRTIGMIIKIITDLERIGDNACNIARITQKIGKEPLIKPLIDIPRMADLACEMVHQSLNAFVNQDPELAREIARKDDEVDILNAQIFRELLTFMMADPSTINQSTYLLFVGRYLERIADHATNICERIIYMTTGQRESF, via the coding sequence ATGGCTAGAAGGAGTTTCGATGAAGAGCTAAATGCACTTAAAGAAGAGATGCTTAAGATGGGTTCATATGTGGAAGAAGCTATTCATAAGGCAGTCAAGTCTCTGGCAGAGCAAGATGTTGAATTGGCGGTAGAAGTCTGTGAAAAAGATGAACGAATAGATGAGTATGAGGTATTGATTGAAGAAAAGTGTATCCGTTTGATAGCTCTTCAACAACCTGTAGCTAAGGATTTACGGACTATTGGAATGATTATAAAGATTATTACTGACCTGGAAAGAATAGGTGATAATGCCTGTAATATTGCCCGGATAACACAAAAGATAGGTAAGGAACCTTTGATTAAACCATTGATTGATATTCCTCGAATGGCTGATTTAGCATGTGAGATGGTTCATCAGAGTTTAAATGCTTTTGTAAATCAAGACCCGGAACTGGCCCGTGAGATTGCCAGAAAAGATGACGAAGTGGATATTTTAAATGCGCAAATTTTTAGAGAACTACTTACCTTTATGATGGCTGATCCATCTACCATTAATCAGTCAACCTATCTACTTTTTGTAGGGCGATATCTGGAGAGGATTGCAGACCACGCTACTAATATTTGCGAGCGAATTATTTATATGACAACAGGTCAACGGGAAAGTTTTTAA
- a CDS encoding ABC transporter permease, translating into MYSYIVKRILFLIPILLGVSFLVFLMIHLVPGDPAVVMLGEKATPEMLEMVREELGLNDPMLVQYFRFLKRLLHLDLGRAIISNVPVSEEIGQRFPATAELTFFSMLFAVIVGIPVGILAACKQNSIFDNISMLVALFGVSMPIFWLGLMLIWLFSVKLGWLPPSARITVGVELKRVTNLYVLDSLLTGNFKALKDVLSHLVLPSLALGTIPMAIIARMTRSSMLEVLRQDYIRTAYAKGLHSRVVVYKHAFKNALIPIVTVVGLQFGLLLGGAVLTETIFSWPGIGKLSYDAIMARDFPLVQGAVLVISMSFVFINLIVDITYSFIDPRIHYS; encoded by the coding sequence ATGTATTCTTATATAGTGAAGAGAATTCTTTTTTTAATACCGATATTACTTGGTGTTTCATTTCTGGTATTTTTGATGATTCATCTAGTTCCAGGTGATCCGGCAGTTGTGATGTTAGGTGAAAAGGCAACTCCAGAGATGTTAGAAATGGTAAGAGAAGAATTGGGACTTAATGATCCGATGTTAGTTCAGTATTTTAGATTTCTTAAGAGATTATTGCATTTGGATTTAGGTAGAGCAATTATTTCAAATGTACCTGTTAGTGAGGAGATTGGTCAACGTTTTCCAGCAACTGCTGAGCTGACTTTTTTCAGTATGCTATTTGCGGTGATTGTTGGAATACCAGTGGGAATTTTGGCAGCATGTAAACAGAACTCTATTTTTGATAATATTAGTATGCTTGTTGCTTTATTTGGTGTTTCTATGCCCATTTTCTGGTTAGGACTTATGTTGATCTGGTTGTTTAGTGTTAAGTTGGGTTGGTTACCACCGTCTGCCCGTATTACAGTGGGAGTTGAATTAAAGCGAGTGACAAATTTATATGTTTTAGATAGTTTACTGACTGGAAATTTTAAAGCGCTAAAAGATGTCCTGTCACATTTAGTTTTGCCTTCTCTGGCTTTAGGTACTATTCCAATGGCTATTATTGCTAGAATGACCAGGTCAAGTATGTTAGAAGTGTTACGGCAAGACTATATTAGAACAGCATATGCTAAAGGTTTACATTCAAGGGTTGTTGTTTATAAACATGCTTTTAAAAATGCATTGATTCCAATTGTAACAGTGGTTGGTTTGCAGTTTGGTCTTTTGCTTGGAGGTGCTGTTTTAACTGAAACTATTTTCTCATGGCCCGGAATTGGAAAGCTTTCCTATGATGCTATTATGGCACGGGATTTTCCTCTTGTGCAGGGAGCAGTTTTAGTTATTTCAATGAGTTTTGTTTTTATAAATTTGATTGTAGATATTACTTATTCTTTTATTGATCCTAGGATTCACTATAGTTAG
- a CDS encoding transposase family protein, which produces MPCYHKRGIPEKYESIDKYARKTKRFDKYLAKETVSKDYSKLARENGLSYTAVNNAVKKVIDPLIEQ; this is translated from the coding sequence TTGCCTTGTTATCATAAGAGGGGTATCCCTGAAAAATATGAAAGCATTGATAAATATGCCCGTAAAACCAAACGCTTTGATAAATATCTTGCTAAAGAAACTGTCAGCAAGGATTATTCTAAACTTGCTAGAGAAAACGGGTTAAGTTATACAGCTGTTAATAATGCAGTTAAAAAAGTAATTGACCCTCTCATTGAACAATAA
- a CDS encoding tripartite tricarboxylate transporter TctB family protein, with product MDQQSKFDILIAISLSLISFLVFWISKDFPTLQNGIGPSAFPKILAGLLIIFSIVLVFKAVRNESKRPAIFKGFTKGLKLILVVVIILISYIKVIEILGFILSSSLLLFILMFIFGEKRKMVLTLVPIGFTVILYLAFKKLAMVPLPEGIIEKLFG from the coding sequence TTGGATCAACAATCAAAATTTGACATACTAATAGCTATTAGTTTATCTCTTATAAGTTTCTTAGTTTTTTGGATTAGTAAAGATTTTCCTACATTACAAAACGGGATTGGTCCGAGTGCGTTTCCTAAAATATTAGCTGGATTACTTATAATTTTTAGTATTGTTCTTGTTTTTAAGGCGGTAAGAAATGAATCTAAAAGACCAGCCATTTTTAAAGGATTTACGAAAGGTTTAAAGCTTATTTTGGTGGTTGTTATAATTTTGATTAGTTACATAAAAGTAATAGAAATTTTAGGTTTTATATTATCTTCCAGTTTGTTATTGTTTATTTTGATGTTTATTTTTGGTGAAAAAAGAAAAATGGTTCTAACTTTAGTACCAATAGGTTTTACAGTGATTTTATATCTAGCATTTAAGAAATTAGCGATGGTTCCTTTACCGGAAGGAATTATTGAAAAACTTTTTGGTTAG
- a CDS encoding ABC transporter substrate-binding protein: protein MFKRISVLALFVFFVIILTGTIFAEPKYGGTLIWGRGGDSVGLDPICETDGESFKVTQQIFDTLVEYEPGTTNIKPALATSWSVSEDGLTWTFKLRKGVKFHDGTPFNAEAVKFNFDRWRLKDHPYHIPGEFKYYGWMFGDDLPGVIQDVVVIDDYTIQFVLKQKFATFLANLAMVPFGISSPTAIKKWGDDYFTHPVGTGPFKFVEWIKGDRIILEANEDYWDGRPYLDKIVFRSIPDNGARFMELQAGTVDIIDGVSPNDVEILKKTKGLKLVLRPSMNIGYFGLNQRFEPLKNVLVRRAICHAIDKEAIIEAFYAGLAIPAKNVLPPSLWGYNDEIEDYEYNPAKAKELLAEAGYPDGFEMELWAMPVPRPYMPQPKLIAQAIQQYLAEVGIKTKIVTYDWGTYLDKSREGLADSYLLGWTGDNGDPDNFIYVLLDKTNNDRHAYVNDELHEILVKAQQIFDQEERAALYKKAQVIIHNDAPFVFLVHSTPPLGLKENIEGYIPSPTGSEKLNTVWKR from the coding sequence ATGTTTAAAAGAATTTCTGTTTTAGCGTTGTTTGTATTTTTTGTTATTATTTTGACGGGTACTATTTTTGCTGAACCTAAGTATGGAGGAACTTTAATTTGGGGGCGCGGTGGAGATTCGGTTGGATTAGATCCTATTTGTGAAACTGATGGAGAATCTTTTAAAGTAACTCAACAGATTTTTGATACCCTTGTTGAGTATGAACCGGGAACTACTAATATTAAGCCAGCATTGGCTACTTCCTGGTCGGTTAGTGAAGATGGTTTAACCTGGACTTTCAAACTTCGAAAGGGAGTAAAATTCCATGATGGAACTCCGTTTAATGCTGAAGCTGTAAAGTTTAACTTTGACCGCTGGAGACTTAAAGATCATCCCTACCATATACCTGGTGAATTTAAGTATTATGGTTGGATGTTTGGTGATGATTTACCAGGGGTTATTCAGGATGTTGTTGTTATAGATGATTATACTATTCAATTTGTGTTAAAACAGAAGTTTGCTACTTTCCTTGCTAACCTGGCTATGGTGCCATTTGGTATCTCCAGTCCTACTGCCATAAAAAAATGGGGAGATGACTATTTTACCCATCCAGTAGGTACAGGTCCATTTAAGTTTGTTGAATGGATAAAGGGTGATAGAATTATTCTTGAAGCTAATGAAGATTATTGGGATGGTAGACCTTATCTGGATAAGATAGTTTTCCGTTCCATTCCTGATAATGGTGCAAGATTTATGGAATTACAGGCTGGAACTGTTGATATAATTGATGGTGTTAGCCCCAATGATGTTGAAATACTTAAAAAGACAAAAGGCTTAAAGTTAGTGTTACGTCCCAGTATGAACATTGGTTATTTTGGTTTAAATCAGCGGTTTGAACCTTTGAAAAATGTTCTGGTTCGTCGGGCTATTTGCCATGCTATTGATAAGGAAGCAATTATCGAAGCTTTCTATGCTGGCTTAGCAATTCCAGCCAAAAATGTATTACCTCCGTCTCTCTGGGGTTATAATGATGAAATTGAAGATTATGAATATAACCCTGCTAAAGCGAAAGAACTGTTAGCTGAAGCCGGTTATCCAGATGGCTTTGAGATGGAATTATGGGCAATGCCAGTACCGAGACCATATATGCCGCAGCCAAAGTTAATTGCTCAGGCTATTCAACAGTATCTGGCTGAAGTTGGTATCAAAACCAAGATTGTAACTTATGATTGGGGTACTTATCTGGATAAATCTAGAGAAGGTTTGGCTGATTCATATCTTTTAGGTTGGACCGGAGATAATGGTGACCCTGACAACTTCATTTATGTATTACTTGATAAGACTAATAATGACCGGCATGCTTATGTGAATGATGAATTACATGAGATATTAGTTAAAGCTCAACAAATTTTCGATCAAGAAGAGAGAGCAGCTTTATATAAAAAAGCTCAGGTTATTATTCATAATGACGCTCCATTTGTATTCCTGGTACATTCAACTCCTCCATTAGGATTGAAAGAAAATATTGAGGGTTATATTCCAAGTCCAACTGGTAGTGAAAAATTAAATACTGTCTGGAAAAGATAA
- a CDS encoding tripartite tricarboxylate transporter permease, with product MIHFLLKGFSIVFSHPINILVVIFGVGIGIIIGAMPGLTATMGIAIALPLTFGMPPEVGLTLLCSIFIGGIHGGGIPGILIKTPGTPASAATISDGFALTEKGEASKALGIHAFSSSAGSFLATLILIFASTLLANFALKFGAAEYFLLAIFGLSIISAVTGKSILKGLIAATLGLLISTIGLDPIIGFPRFTFGNYNLMNGFSLVPALIGLFAISQIFSEIENIDVSIVKAKKVKVNLPSFKNIKKCFPTIIRSAIMGTFIGAIPGPGAILGSFIPYGDAKRRSKNPEKFGQGALEGIAAAESGNNSAAIGALIPTLTLGIPGEAATAVLLGGLMILGLRPGPMLFKDNPEIVYTVFASIMLAALVLLIEGLFLAQYMGKLITIPKKVLLPSILLLCIIGSFAIRNSVFDIGVALGFGILGYFLTQLNYPVVPILLGLILGPIAESNFRRALIISKGSFMIFFNNWLDIGLILLTIVSLILGFKMNQSLNRITRESSHLNEKVQKG from the coding sequence ATGATTCATTTCTTATTAAAGGGTTTTTCAATAGTTTTTTCTCATCCAATCAATATATTAGTTGTAATTTTCGGAGTTGGAATAGGAATTATTATTGGAGCTATGCCAGGTTTAACTGCAACTATGGGGATAGCTATAGCTCTACCTCTTACATTTGGTATGCCTCCAGAAGTAGGATTAACATTATTATGTAGCATTTTTATTGGTGGGATTCATGGTGGAGGAATTCCAGGGATCTTAATAAAAACTCCTGGTACTCCAGCTTCGGCAGCTACTATATCAGATGGTTTTGCTTTAACAGAAAAAGGAGAGGCTAGTAAAGCTTTAGGTATTCATGCTTTTTCATCATCAGCTGGAAGTTTTTTGGCCACACTTATTCTAATTTTTGCTTCTACTTTATTAGCTAACTTTGCATTGAAGTTTGGTGCAGCGGAGTACTTTTTACTAGCCATTTTTGGATTAAGTATAATTTCTGCAGTAACTGGTAAATCAATACTGAAAGGCCTCATTGCAGCAACATTAGGGCTTTTAATCTCTACAATTGGTTTGGATCCAATTATTGGATTCCCTCGTTTTACATTTGGTAATTATAATTTAATGAATGGTTTTTCCTTAGTTCCAGCTTTGATAGGACTGTTTGCAATTTCTCAAATTTTTTCAGAGATAGAAAATATAGACGTTTCTATTGTAAAGGCTAAGAAAGTTAAGGTGAATTTACCTAGTTTCAAAAATATAAAGAAATGTTTTCCTACAATAATTCGTTCTGCGATTATGGGGACATTTATTGGGGCGATCCCTGGTCCAGGAGCTATTTTAGGTTCTTTTATACCGTATGGAGATGCAAAAAGAAGATCAAAAAACCCTGAAAAATTTGGGCAAGGAGCATTAGAGGGTATAGCTGCAGCAGAATCTGGGAATAATTCGGCTGCAATAGGAGCGTTAATTCCTACACTTACCTTAGGAATACCGGGGGAGGCTGCAACTGCTGTTTTACTAGGTGGACTTATGATCTTAGGATTACGACCAGGACCTATGCTTTTTAAAGATAATCCTGAAATTGTATATACGGTTTTTGCTAGCATAATGTTGGCAGCTTTAGTATTACTTATCGAGGGTTTATTTTTAGCTCAATATATGGGTAAGCTTATTACAATACCAAAGAAAGTATTATTACCTAGTATATTGTTATTATGTATTATTGGCTCATTTGCAATAAGGAATAGCGTTTTTGATATAGGGGTTGCTTTAGGGTTTGGAATATTGGGTTATTTTTTAACTCAATTAAATTATCCGGTTGTTCCTATTTTATTGGGTTTAATATTGGGACCAATAGCTGAGTCCAATTTTCGAAGGGCTTTAATAATTTCTAAAGGGAGCTTTATGATATTTTTTAATAATTGGCTTGACATAGGTTTAATTCTGTTGACCATAGTTTCGTTGATATTAGGTTTTAAAATGAACCAGAGTTTAAATAGAATAACCAGAGAATCATCTCATCTGAATGAAAAAGTACAAAAGGGTTAA
- a CDS encoding dihydrodipicolinate synthase family protein, giving the protein MDLKNLEGIIPPMVTPFDENEELDLEATRREVKYLLSKDIAGISIGGSTGEGALLSNEEIKKMIEIIVEENKKKIPIIAGIIRNSTKEAVETALVAKEAGANMLLVTPVYYHGATDEGNYEYYKIIAEEVGLPIIVYNVVPTNQITPEVMLRISEIEKVIGIKQVGAEALTAMVAACGDKIKVFSACDDMLYGTYVSGACGAIAAIATAVPELCIKQWKAFKNGDQKTAQEIHKKLYHVFKAYDARPFPGKIKTLINLLGRSVGKARSPIKEPDKKEIESIKEKLRRAGLM; this is encoded by the coding sequence TTGGATTTAAAAAATTTGGAAGGTATTATTCCGCCTATGGTAACACCTTTTGATGAAAATGAAGAACTTGATCTAGAAGCTACAAGAAGAGAAGTTAAATATCTTCTTAGTAAAGATATTGCTGGAATTAGTATAGGGGGTAGTACAGGAGAGGGCGCTTTGTTATCTAATGAAGAAATTAAGAAAATGATAGAAATAATAGTTGAAGAAAATAAGAAAAAAATACCTATAATAGCAGGAATAATCAGAAATTCAACAAAAGAAGCGGTAGAAACTGCTTTAGTAGCAAAAGAAGCTGGAGCAAATATGCTTTTAGTGACACCGGTCTATTACCATGGAGCAACAGATGAAGGGAATTATGAATATTATAAAATAATAGCTGAAGAAGTTGGATTGCCAATTATTGTATATAATGTTGTACCGACAAATCAGATAACGCCAGAAGTAATGTTAAGAATAAGTGAAATAGAAAAGGTTATAGGAATAAAACAGGTAGGAGCTGAAGCATTAACTGCAATGGTGGCAGCATGTGGAGATAAAATAAAAGTGTTTAGTGCATGTGATGATATGCTTTATGGTACATATGTGTCAGGGGCTTGTGGAGCAATAGCTGCGATAGCAACAGCAGTTCCAGAATTATGTATTAAACAATGGAAGGCATTTAAAAATGGAGATCAAAAAACGGCACAAGAGATTCATAAAAAATTATATCATGTTTTTAAAGCATATGATGCTCGACCGTTTCCAGGAAAAATTAAGACATTGATAAATCTATTAGGTAGATCAGTAGGAAAAGCAAGAAGTCCAATAAAAGAACCAGATAAAAAAGAAATAGAATCTATAAAAGAGAAATTAAGACGAGCAGGTTTGATGTAA
- the nikC gene encoding nickel transporter permease yields MAKKKDKVSDNLWKNAWKRLLKNRAAVLGMVIIALIVFSAIFAPYIAPYDPIKQNILARYKPPSAKHLLGTDELGRDILSRIIYGARYSLLIGIISISLALIFGIILGVLAGYYGGLVDLLIMRVVDIMLAFPYILLAIAIVAILGPELRNAMIAISIVNIPKFARIIRSSVLSIKESEYVQAAKALGASDLRIIIKYLLPNSMAPLIVQSTLSIASAILSAAGLSFLGLGAQPPTPEWGAMLSDARSALQLAPWVVTFPGIAIMLNVLGFNLLGDGLRDALDPKLKN; encoded by the coding sequence ATGGCAAAGAAGAAAGATAAAGTTTCAGATAACCTCTGGAAAAATGCCTGGAAACGGCTTTTGAAAAATAGGGCAGCTGTTTTGGGAATGGTTATTATCGCACTGATTGTATTTTCTGCGATTTTTGCACCGTATATAGCACCCTATGATCCAATAAAGCAGAATATACTGGCCCGGTATAAACCACCTTCTGCTAAACATTTATTGGGTACTGATGAACTGGGCAGGGATATTTTAAGCAGAATAATTTACGGAGCCAGATATTCTTTATTGATTGGAATTATTTCCATTAGTCTGGCTTTAATATTTGGAATAATTTTGGGGGTTCTGGCTGGTTATTATGGTGGTCTGGTTGATCTTTTAATTATGAGAGTTGTTGATATTATGTTGGCTTTTCCATATATTTTATTGGCCATTGCCATCGTTGCTATTTTGGGGCCTGAACTTCGAAATGCAATGATTGCAATTAGTATCGTTAATATTCCTAAATTTGCCCGGATCATTCGCTCTTCTGTTCTTTCAATTAAAGAGAGTGAATATGTTCAAGCGGCTAAAGCTTTGGGGGCTTCTGATTTAAGAATTATTATAAAATATTTACTGCCAAATAGTATGGCACCACTTATTGTTCAGTCTACATTAAGTATTGCCTCAGCTATTCTTAGTGCAGCAGGGTTAAGTTTTTTAGGACTGGGTGCCCAACCTCCTACTCCCGAGTGGGGAGCTATGTTAAGTGATGCCCGTTCTGCTCTGCAGCTGGCTCCCTGGGTTGTTACTTTTCCAGGTATTGCAATTATGCTTAATGTATTGGGTTTCAATTTATTAGGTGATGGATTGCGAGATGCTCTGGATCCAAAACTAAAAAATTGA
- a CDS encoding tripartite tricarboxylate transporter substrate binding protein: MKKILIVRLITFMVLTFMVLSVAGLVFASDFPSKPIKLIVPWAPGGGTDTLARALAKFGKKHFGVPIVVQNIEGGMGAIALQRVKASKPTGYELVVASGYVGWMDKIRQFPVNFDDFTKIMSLNRDPAALTVAADAPWDTIEEFIEYAKKHPGEITIGHSGEGLVWHIAAASIADYFDLEFTYVPYNGAAPAIAAVMGGQIDAVTVSGAEVASQVMAGKLKCLGIMGAKRLEPLPNVPTFKELGYDIEVYTYRGLVGPKGIPEERVKKLYEGFTKIMQEEEFIKTMKNLGLGIYCLGPEEFSKFIEKQSAQALKSLKRLGLIK; this comes from the coding sequence ATGAAAAAGATACTTATTGTGAGATTAATCACTTTTATGGTCTTAACTTTTATGGTTTTATCTGTAGCGGGGTTAGTTTTTGCAAGTGATTTTCCAAGTAAACCTATAAAATTAATAGTTCCATGGGCTCCAGGTGGTGGCACTGATACTTTAGCTAGAGCTCTTGCTAAATTCGGTAAAAAGCATTTTGGAGTACCTATAGTGGTACAAAATATTGAGGGTGGTATGGGTGCTATTGCTTTACAGAGAGTAAAAGCTTCAAAACCAACAGGATATGAACTGGTAGTAGCTTCAGGTTATGTAGGTTGGATGGACAAGATACGCCAATTTCCTGTTAATTTTGATGATTTCACCAAAATTATGTCCTTAAATCGAGATCCCGCTGCATTAACAGTTGCTGCAGATGCTCCATGGGATACTATAGAGGAATTTATAGAATATGCTAAAAAACATCCTGGAGAAATAACTATTGGACATTCAGGTGAGGGTTTAGTATGGCATATTGCAGCAGCAAGTATTGCTGATTATTTTGATCTAGAATTTACCTATGTTCCATATAATGGGGCAGCACCTGCAATTGCCGCAGTAATGGGGGGGCAGATAGATGCAGTTACTGTCTCTGGGGCAGAAGTAGCTTCTCAAGTAATGGCTGGAAAATTGAAGTGTTTAGGTATTATGGGAGCAAAGCGTTTAGAGCCGTTACCTAACGTTCCTACCTTCAAGGAGCTAGGTTACGATATAGAAGTTTATACTTATAGAGGTTTAGTTGGTCCTAAAGGAATTCCAGAGGAAAGGGTTAAAAAACTTTATGAAGGTTTTACGAAGATAATGCAAGAAGAAGAGTTTATAAAAACAATGAAAAATCTTGGTCTCGGGATATATTGTCTTGGTCCTGAGGAATTTAGTAAATTTATCGAGAAACAAAGTGCTCAAGCTCTCAAGTCACTTAAAAGACTTGGCTTGATAAAATAA